The region GCGCGCGATGAACGCCGCATGTTCAAGGGGTATGAAAGCGGTGCGGTTGACTTTCTCTACAAGCCGATCGAGCCGCATATCCTGCAGAACAAGGCCGAGGTGTTCTTCCAGCTGTATCGCCAGAAACAGCAGCTGGCGCTGGAGCTGCGCGAGCGTACCGAGACCTTGCGCCTCAATGAAATGTTCGTCGCCATCCTGGGGCATGACTTGCGCAATCCGCTCGGCGCGGTACTGACGGCGGCCACGCTGATCCAGCGCGCGTACAAGGAAGACGTCGCGCAGAAGGCCAGCATGCAGATCATCAACAGCGGCAAGCGCATGGGACGACTGATCGACGGCATGCTCGACCTGGCGCGGGCGCGCCTGGCGGGCGGCATTCCGTTGACGCGCCAGCCGGTCAGCCTGGATGAGGTCATGCAGCGTGTGGTGCAGGAGCACCAAGCAGCCTTCCCGGAGAGCCGCATCGAGTTGCAGATCGACGGCAATCCGGCCGGTCACTGGGATCCCGATCGCCTCAGCCAGGTGGCGGCCAATCTGCTGGGCAACGCCATCCGGCATGGCAAGCCCGGCGAAACGGTGCTGGTTCTGCTGGATGGCAACGCGCCGGAGCAGGCGACATTCTCGGTGGTGAACGCCGGCAGTATTGCGCCCGAGGTGCTGCCCGGCATTTTCGATCCGTTCCGCAGCGGCGCACCGTACAACGGCCACAATGAGGGGCTCGGACTCGGCCTGTACATCGTCCAGCAGATCGTGCACGCGCACCAGGGCGAGATCGACGTGCAATCCGGTTCGGGCGACAAGACCGTCTTCACGGTGACGATTCCACGTCAGCCGCGCTGACCGGAAAACGGCGCTGCGGGTTTGCCGGCCGTGCAATGCGGCCGGCGAGCGCCGATCTGTTGACCCGTTGACCCGTTGATCTGTTGATCTGT is a window of Herbaspirillum hiltneri N3 DNA encoding:
- a CDS encoding hybrid sensor histidine kinase/response regulator, coding for MNDHNKKTILPRVKFLLVDDLDENLLALSALLKRDDVELLQARSGFEALEYLLVHDVALAFIDVQMPDMDGFELAELIRGSERTRNVPLIFVTAGARDERRMFKGYESGAVDFLYKPIEPHILQNKAEVFFQLYRQKQQLALELRERTETLRLNEMFVAILGHDLRNPLGAVLTAATLIQRAYKEDVAQKASMQIINSGKRMGRLIDGMLDLARARLAGGIPLTRQPVSLDEVMQRVVQEHQAAFPESRIELQIDGNPAGHWDPDRLSQVAANLLGNAIRHGKPGETVLVLLDGNAPEQATFSVVNAGSIAPEVLPGIFDPFRSGAPYNGHNEGLGLGLYIVQQIVHAHQGEIDVQSGSGDKTVFTVTIPRQPR